One Paraburkholderia caffeinilytica DNA segment encodes these proteins:
- a CDS encoding MFS transporter small subunit, whose product MSTVQAVHPTNKLKLAVFWLYVMVPLAWGVFNTLSQATKLFK is encoded by the coding sequence ATGTCGACCGTTCAAGCCGTTCATCCGACCAACAAGCTCAAGCTCGCCGTCTTCTGGCTGTATGTGATGGTGCCGCTGGCATGGGGCGTGTTCAACACGCTCTCGCAGGCAACGAAGCTGTTCAAGTAA
- a CDS encoding ABC transporter permease, translating into MNFYAIRAIYKFEMARTWRTLMQSIIAPVISTSLYFVVFGAAIGSRIKEVDGISYGAFIVPGLIMLSLLSQSISNASFGIYFPRFTGTIYELLSAPVSYLEIVVSYVGAAATKSILLGLIILATAGLFVPLQVQHPFWMILFLVLTAVTFSLLGFIIGIWADSFEKLQLVPLLIITPLTFLGGSFYAVNMLPPFWKVVTLFNPIVYLVSGFRWSFYGLADVDVGVSLGMTALFLAVFLVIVAWIFKTGYRLKS; encoded by the coding sequence ATGAATTTCTACGCAATCCGCGCGATCTATAAGTTCGAGATGGCGCGCACCTGGCGCACGCTGATGCAGAGCATCATCGCGCCGGTGATCTCGACTTCGCTTTACTTCGTCGTGTTCGGCGCGGCCATCGGTTCGCGCATCAAGGAAGTGGACGGCATCAGTTACGGCGCGTTCATCGTGCCGGGGCTGATCATGCTGTCGCTCCTGTCGCAAAGCATTTCGAATGCATCGTTCGGGATTTACTTTCCGCGCTTCACCGGCACGATCTACGAGTTGCTGTCGGCGCCGGTGTCGTATCTCGAGATCGTAGTGAGCTATGTGGGCGCGGCCGCCACCAAATCGATTCTGCTCGGGTTGATCATCCTGGCGACCGCCGGCCTGTTCGTACCGCTGCAGGTGCAGCATCCGTTCTGGATGATTCTGTTTCTGGTGCTGACCGCGGTGACGTTCAGTCTGCTCGGTTTCATCATCGGCATCTGGGCGGATAGCTTCGAGAAATTGCAACTCGTACCGCTCCTCATCATCACGCCGCTCACGTTTCTCGGCGGCAGTTTCTATGCGGTCAATATGCTGCCGCCGTTCTGGAAGGTCGTGACGTTGTTCAATCCGATCGTTTATCTGGTGAGCGGTTTTCGCTGGAGCTTTTATGGCCTCGCTGACGTGGATGTCGGTGTCAGCCTCGGGATGACCGCGCTGTTTCTGGCGGTGTTTCTCGTGATCGTTGCTTGGATCTTCAAGACCGGGTACCGGCTCAAGAGCTAA
- a CDS encoding ABC transporter ATP-binding protein → MQPIVSVTNLSKTYATGFHALKNINLAINRGEIFALLGPNGAGKTTLISIICGIVNASVGSVTVDGRDIAADYRGARSLIGLVPQELTTDSFETVWATVSFSRGLFGKPKNPAYIEKILRDLSLWEKRDSKIITLSGGMKRRVLIAKALSHEPRVLFLDEPTAGVDVELRRDMWKLVRSLTANGVTIILTTHYIDEAEEMADRIGVINAGEIMLVEEKTELMRKLGKKQLTLQLESSLAEVPSALDGYGLDVGKGGNELIYTYEGEGGRTDIIALLKALDDAGIRFKDLHTTQSSLEDIFVSLLRGNP, encoded by the coding sequence ATGCAGCCAATCGTCTCGGTCACGAATCTGTCGAAAACCTACGCCACGGGTTTTCATGCACTCAAAAACATCAATCTGGCGATCAATCGCGGAGAAATCTTCGCCTTGCTTGGGCCCAACGGGGCGGGCAAAACCACCCTCATCAGCATCATCTGCGGCATTGTGAATGCGAGCGTCGGCAGCGTGACGGTGGACGGCCGCGACATCGCGGCGGACTATCGCGGCGCACGCTCGCTGATCGGCCTGGTGCCGCAGGAACTCACCACCGACTCGTTCGAAACCGTCTGGGCGACTGTCTCGTTCAGCCGCGGACTATTCGGCAAGCCGAAAAACCCCGCGTACATCGAGAAGATCTTGCGCGATCTGTCGCTGTGGGAAAAGCGCGATAGCAAGATCATCACGCTGTCGGGCGGCATGAAGCGCCGCGTGCTGATTGCCAAGGCGCTCTCGCACGAACCGCGCGTGCTGTTTCTCGACGAGCCCACGGCCGGTGTCGACGTCGAGTTGCGCCGCGATATGTGGAAGCTGGTGCGCTCGCTTACGGCAAACGGTGTGACGATCATTCTCACCACGCACTATATCGACGAAGCGGAGGAAATGGCTGACCGCATCGGCGTGATCAATGCGGGCGAGATCATGCTCGTGGAAGAGAAGACGGAGTTGATGCGCAAACTCGGCAAGAAGCAGTTGACGCTGCAACTGGAGAGTTCGCTCGCGGAGGTGCCGTCGGCGCTGGACGGTTATGGGCTGGATGTCGGCAAGGGCGGCAACGAGTTGATCTACACGTATGAGGGCGAGGGCGGGCGCACGGACATCATCGCGCTGCTCAAGGCGCTCGACGATGCCGGCATTCGCTTCAAGGACCTGCACACGACCCAAAGTTCGCTCGAAGACATCTTCGTCAGTCTGCTCCGAGGTAACCCATGA
- a CDS encoding DUF3830 family protein, with the protein MTRLRITSCGHVFTAETHPDAPETVAAFLKLLPYRQKIIHVRWSGEGCWVPLGDFKLENDGAAVGFENHTSHPSVGDILFYPGGYSETEIILAYGSCCFASKMGQLAGNHFLTIVEGKEKLRELGTKVLWEGAQDVLFEKI; encoded by the coding sequence ATGACCCGACTTCGAATCACCTCCTGCGGCCACGTCTTTACCGCCGAAACCCATCCTGATGCGCCGGAAACCGTGGCTGCGTTTCTGAAGCTGCTGCCATACCGTCAGAAGATCATCCACGTGCGCTGGAGCGGCGAGGGCTGCTGGGTGCCGCTCGGCGACTTCAAGCTCGAGAACGACGGCGCGGCAGTCGGCTTCGAAAATCACACGAGCCATCCGTCGGTTGGCGACATCCTGTTCTATCCTGGCGGCTATAGCGAAACGGAGATCATTCTCGCGTACGGTTCGTGCTGCTTCGCCAGCAAGATGGGCCAACTCGCGGGCAATCACTTCCTGACTATCGTCGAAGGCAAGGAAAAGCTGCGCGAACTCGGCACCAAGGTGCTGTGGGAAGGCGCACAGGACGTGCTGTTCGAGAAGATCTGA
- a CDS encoding YadA-like family protein, protein MLNKTYKTVWNRTTRTYVAASEVRKSRGARGASACGARVAVGAGLLGVLAFSLPASAEECEVSNGDCRAAAGTLRPASVLNDIAPKKPLNAIINEPAGTEASLLAAVPQSLASTASTSALLGAGAVAPPDDVPVTQYIAVSPVITPGLTTTALYGENAMAVGVGATALGDGSLAVGASSGAALNNSTAVGSAAGALAVNSTVVGAGATTNFIADNGVAIGYLAKVQNANALAIGTNVQTNAEDSIAAGSNAFIATVASRAIALGSGASATAADSVALGADSSAERANVISVGNGTLQRQVVNVAAGIQSHDAVNIAQLKGALAGLGGGADVAGDGKITKPAYTVGGATYSDVGSALSALAITGAAATADAVQYDSTAHDSVTFGQLGTPVRITNIRAGGLAADSLDAVNGSQLFATNQAVAQNTSDIAANTGSITNLDQRVTDNTTRITNLDQRVTNNTTQITNLDARTSTIEGDVSNITNQITNGEIGLVQQDPVSRNLTVAKDRDGARVDFTGTSGARELTGVAAGTTDTSAVNVGQVKPIVAAFGGGAQINADGSLTGPTYHMQGGTQSNVGDALGSLDSGLTTLQQNMEAGGIGIVTQDPVSRIINVGATTDGSLINVAGTAGNRVLTGVAPGAVNTASTDAINGAQLHTHAASTAVALGGGATVNPDGSVSAPSYSVGGTVVNNVGSAISNLDGRVTQNTSDIAGLQTTINNIGGSVANAVQYDSSVHDKITLGGTAANAPKVTLTNLQDGEVSATSTDAVTGAQLWSTNQQIGSLGQQIGDLGQAVKNTQATGNSYVAVNSSGSSAQAIGNSTVAIGGGAKASAPNSVAIGEGSVADQVNTVSVGSAGNERRITNVAAGQAPGDAVNMQQFQGGMNDIARHAYSGTASAIALTMVPEVDANKNLAIGVGTAGYKGYQAVAVGLSARVTQSLKVKLGAGISSATTTVGAGAAYQW, encoded by the coding sequence ATGTTGAATAAGACTTACAAGACTGTTTGGAACAGAACGACCCGCACGTACGTCGCGGCGTCCGAGGTGCGGAAGAGCCGTGGCGCGAGGGGCGCATCGGCATGTGGTGCGCGGGTGGCCGTCGGCGCGGGATTGCTGGGGGTATTGGCGTTTTCGCTGCCGGCATCGGCTGAAGAATGCGAGGTGAGCAATGGCGATTGCAGAGCGGCGGCTGGAACGTTGCGTCCGGCGTCCGTGCTGAATGACATCGCACCGAAGAAGCCGCTCAATGCGATCATCAACGAGCCTGCGGGAACGGAGGCCAGCTTGCTGGCGGCAGTCCCGCAGTCACTTGCCTCGACGGCAAGCACGTCCGCATTGTTGGGTGCGGGCGCCGTGGCTCCACCAGACGATGTGCCGGTGACCCAGTACATCGCTGTTAGTCCGGTGATTACGCCAGGTTTGACGACGACGGCACTCTATGGCGAGAACGCCATGGCGGTCGGTGTTGGAGCGACCGCCTTGGGCGACGGCTCGCTGGCGGTCGGCGCGAGTTCGGGAGCAGCGCTGAACAATTCCACTGCGGTGGGTTCGGCGGCGGGGGCGCTGGCGGTGAATTCAACGGTTGTGGGCGCCGGTGCCACGACCAATTTCATCGCTGACAACGGCGTGGCGATCGGTTATCTCGCCAAGGTGCAGAATGCCAACGCGCTTGCCATCGGCACGAACGTTCAGACCAACGCTGAGGATTCCATTGCAGCGGGCAGCAACGCATTCATTGCCACCGTGGCAAGCAGGGCGATTGCGCTCGGTTCCGGCGCGAGCGCCACCGCCGCGGACTCTGTCGCGCTGGGTGCGGATTCGTCGGCCGAACGGGCTAATGTGATTTCGGTGGGCAACGGCACGCTGCAACGTCAGGTTGTGAATGTCGCTGCGGGTATCCAGAGCCATGACGCCGTCAATATCGCGCAGTTGAAAGGCGCGCTGGCCGGGCTCGGCGGCGGTGCGGACGTTGCCGGTGACGGGAAGATCACCAAACCTGCGTACACCGTTGGAGGCGCGACCTATAGCGACGTCGGCTCGGCGCTGTCCGCGCTGGCCATCACGGGCGCTGCGGCGACGGCGGATGCGGTCCAATACGATTCGACGGCGCACGACAGCGTGACCTTCGGTCAGCTCGGCACGCCGGTGCGGATTACCAACATACGGGCCGGGGGACTGGCGGCCGACAGCCTGGACGCCGTGAACGGCTCGCAACTGTTCGCGACCAACCAGGCGGTGGCGCAGAATACCAGCGACATCGCCGCGAACACCGGCAGCATCACCAACCTCGATCAGCGCGTCACGGATAACACCACGCGGATTACCAACCTCGATCAGCGCGTCACGAATAACACCACGCAGATCACCAACCTCGATGCGCGCACCTCGACGATCGAAGGCGATGTGAGCAACATCACGAACCAGATCACGAATGGCGAAATCGGCCTTGTCCAGCAGGATCCGGTATCGCGCAATCTGACGGTGGCCAAAGACCGGGACGGCGCCCGCGTCGATTTCACGGGCACGAGCGGTGCACGCGAATTGACCGGCGTCGCGGCGGGTACCACGGATACCTCCGCAGTCAATGTCGGCCAGGTCAAACCGATCGTGGCTGCGTTCGGCGGCGGCGCGCAGATCAACGCCGACGGCTCGTTGACCGGTCCCACCTATCACATGCAGGGCGGCACGCAAAGCAATGTCGGCGACGCGCTCGGCTCGCTCGACAGCGGGCTCACCACGTTGCAGCAAAACATGGAGGCCGGCGGGATCGGCATCGTCACGCAAGATCCTGTGTCGCGCATCATCAACGTCGGCGCGACGACGGACGGCAGTCTGATCAACGTAGCCGGCACGGCGGGCAACCGGGTGCTCACCGGCGTGGCGCCTGGTGCGGTCAATACCGCCAGTACCGATGCGATCAACGGGGCGCAGCTCCATACGCACGCGGCGAGCACGGCGGTGGCGCTCGGCGGCGGCGCGACGGTCAATCCGGACGGCTCGGTGTCGGCGCCGTCGTACAGCGTGGGCGGCACGGTGGTGAACAACGTTGGCAGCGCGATCAGCAATCTGGACGGCCGCGTGACCCAGAACACCAGCGACATTGCCGGGCTGCAAACCACGATCAACAACATCGGCGGCTCGGTGGCGAACGCCGTCCAGTACGACAGTTCCGTGCACGACAAGATCACGCTCGGCGGCACGGCGGCCAATGCGCCGAAGGTCACGCTCACCAACCTGCAGGATGGCGAAGTGTCCGCCACCAGCACCGACGCGGTCACCGGCGCGCAACTCTGGAGCACCAATCAGCAGATTGGCAGCCTCGGTCAGCAGATCGGCGACCTCGGTCAGGCGGTGAAGAACACTCAGGCCACCGGCAATTCCTATGTCGCCGTCAACAGTTCAGGCAGTTCGGCCCAGGCGATCGGCAACAGCACCGTGGCGATTGGCGGCGGTGCAAAAGCGAGTGCGCCGAACTCGGTGGCGATCGGCGAAGGCTCCGTCGCCGACCAGGTGAACACGGTCTCTGTTGGCTCGGCAGGCAACGAGCGCCGCATTACCAACGTCGCAGCGGGACAAGCGCCGGGCGACGCCGTGAATATGCAGCAGTTCCAGGGCGGTATGAACGATATCGCGCGCCATGCGTATTCGGGCACGGCGTCGGCGATTGCGTTGACGATGGTTCCGGAGGTCGATGCGAACAAGAACCTTGCGATCGGTGTCGGGACGGCCGGCTATAAGGGCTATCAGGCGGTCGCGGTCGGTTTGTCGGCGCGCGTGACGCAGAGCCTCAAGGTGAAGCTCGGAGCAGGCATCAGTTCTGCCACGACGACAGTCGGCGCCGGCGCGGCGTACCAGTGGTAG
- the shiA gene encoding shikimate transporter, translated as MSTTIPDAPNTAIAGNRAARNQARKAALGSFVGAVVDWYDFLLYGIVAALVFNAEFFPKVSPAMGTLAAFATFGVGFLFRPLGGFVFGHYGDRLGRKRMLVLTVMMMGLSTAAIGLLPAFASIGWWAPVLLVTLRAIQGFAVGGEWGGAALMAVESAPEKKKAFYSSGVQVGYGVGLVLSTGLVAIISRSMDNASFLSWGWRLPFLFSVVLVLIALWIRSSMEESKEFVEKVGERGERSVRLPIVEALLKHPKAFLLIIALRLAELFTMYIVTAFALNYSTANLHMPREFFLSIGLLVGAVSCVTIPCFAWLADRFGRRRVYIVGALVGMLSALPFFLALEARSTVWIVVFAVMLANVAHDMIVSVQQPMFTELFGTEYRYSGAGVGYQVASVVGGGFTPFIAVALVSFAGGSWHPVAAYLAIGCLISVLVAAKMKTGRTAA; from the coding sequence ATGAGTACCACCATCCCAGATGCGCCGAATACGGCGATCGCCGGCAATCGCGCGGCGCGCAACCAGGCACGCAAAGCGGCGCTCGGCAGCTTTGTCGGCGCCGTGGTCGACTGGTACGACTTTCTGCTGTATGGCATCGTCGCCGCGCTCGTCTTCAACGCCGAGTTCTTCCCGAAGGTCAGCCCGGCGATGGGCACACTCGCCGCATTCGCGACCTTCGGCGTCGGCTTTCTGTTCCGGCCGCTCGGCGGCTTCGTGTTCGGCCACTATGGCGACCGGCTTGGGCGCAAGCGCATGCTGGTCCTCACGGTAATGATGATGGGCCTCTCCACCGCGGCAATCGGCCTGCTGCCGGCCTTCGCCAGCATCGGCTGGTGGGCGCCGGTGCTGCTCGTCACGTTGCGCGCGATCCAGGGCTTCGCGGTCGGCGGCGAATGGGGCGGCGCGGCCTTGATGGCGGTCGAAAGCGCGCCGGAGAAGAAGAAGGCGTTCTACAGCAGCGGCGTGCAGGTCGGCTATGGCGTGGGCCTCGTGCTCTCGACCGGGCTGGTCGCGATCATCAGCCGTTCGATGGATAACGCGTCGTTCCTGAGCTGGGGCTGGCGCCTGCCCTTCCTGTTCAGTGTGGTGCTGGTGCTGATCGCGCTGTGGATCCGCTCGAGCATGGAAGAATCGAAGGAGTTCGTCGAGAAGGTCGGTGAACGGGGCGAACGCAGCGTACGGCTGCCAATCGTCGAGGCCTTGCTGAAGCACCCCAAGGCTTTCCTGCTGATCATCGCGCTGCGTCTTGCCGAGCTGTTCACGATGTATATCGTGACGGCGTTCGCACTGAACTACTCGACCGCGAATCTGCACATGCCGCGGGAGTTCTTCCTCTCGATCGGTCTGCTGGTCGGCGCGGTGAGCTGCGTGACGATTCCGTGCTTCGCGTGGCTTGCGGACCGTTTCGGCCGCCGGCGCGTGTATATCGTCGGCGCGCTGGTCGGCATGCTCAGCGCGCTGCCGTTCTTCCTCGCGCTCGAAGCCCGCTCGACGGTGTGGATCGTGGTCTTCGCGGTCATGCTCGCCAACGTCGCCCACGACATGATCGTCAGCGTGCAGCAGCCGATGTTCACCGAGCTGTTCGGCACCGAGTACCGTTATAGCGGCGCGGGCGTGGGTTATCAGGTGGCGAGCGTGGTCGGCGGCGGCTTCACGCCGTTCATCGCGGTGGCGCTGGTCAGCTTTGCCGGCGGCTCCTGGCATCCGGTGGCGGCCTATCTGGCGATCGGCTGCCTGATCTCGGTACTGGTCGCGGCGAAGATGAAGACGGGGCGCACGGCCGCCTGA
- a CDS encoding helix-turn-helix transcriptional regulator: MEHECDTLPHWLTGSPQGEASHVSAAYNSAVTAQPAYPAGTRQLENSAHAAEASRTSTRMASGISAGGFLTLFTEEEIGTPSPAARRAAPVISPLVQFGSAQDRIEFVRRRIKQLGFDSFSYSATRTTAHHKSMFVLTSYESQTWLTRYFRERYFELDPRVALASPTGMPFLWNTADMRADLPRAQMRSERLGGLIDLLEATGRKSGILTRMPLPEPELSASLCFNSEIGNPRWMTESIVAETLMFAHTIHEFIWTHAKSVIGIAPEQQQRVALSELQHAVLKAVVQGQRDKEIAYFLGLSPHNVDYHLRRLRQLFNVRNRVQLINVAQGYVT, encoded by the coding sequence ATGGAACACGAATGCGATACGCTGCCGCATTGGCTGACCGGCTCGCCGCAAGGCGAGGCCAGCCACGTGTCGGCGGCATACAACTCAGCGGTTACCGCACAACCGGCTTACCCGGCCGGCACGCGGCAACTCGAGAATTCAGCCCACGCGGCTGAAGCATCCAGAACATCAACCCGCATGGCGTCAGGCATATCGGCTGGCGGTTTCCTGACTCTTTTCACTGAAGAGGAGATCGGCACGCCCTCGCCCGCCGCACGGCGCGCCGCGCCGGTAATCAGTCCGCTGGTGCAATTTGGCAGTGCGCAGGACCGCATCGAATTCGTGCGGCGGCGCATCAAACAACTCGGCTTCGACTCGTTCAGCTATTCGGCCACGCGCACCACCGCGCATCACAAGTCGATGTTCGTGCTGACCAGCTACGAGTCGCAGACATGGCTCACGCGCTATTTCCGCGAGCGTTATTTCGAGCTCGATCCGCGCGTCGCGCTGGCGTCGCCGACCGGTATGCCGTTCCTCTGGAACACCGCCGACATGCGCGCCGATCTGCCGCGCGCGCAGATGCGCAGCGAGCGGCTCGGCGGGCTGATCGACCTGCTGGAGGCCACGGGCCGCAAAAGCGGGATTCTCACGCGGATGCCGCTGCCCGAGCCGGAACTGAGCGCGAGCCTGTGCTTCAACTCGGAGATCGGCAACCCGCGCTGGATGACGGAATCGATCGTGGCCGAAACGCTGATGTTCGCGCACACGATCCACGAATTCATCTGGACGCACGCGAAAAGCGTGATCGGGATCGCACCCGAGCAGCAGCAGCGTGTCGCGCTGAGCGAATTGCAGCATGCGGTGTTGAAGGCCGTCGTGCAGGGGCAGCGCGACAAGGAAATCGCTTACTTCCTCGGGCTGTCGCCGCATAACGTCGACTACCACTTGCGGCGCCTGCGGCAATTGTTCAACGTGCGCAATCGCGTGCAGCTGATCAACGTGGCGCAGGGGTATGTGACGTAG
- a CDS encoding AraC family transcriptional regulator: MAKIPKLTTTLAYDRYMAGQKLVSSVDRPWRHLVLRSYLEPDEQELLEAPGLQDVTLMTLGSGAEHLERNLNGRWESADLRMGDVWFVPPVPISWRWRSISDEPLSTVHLHLERSLIDSVADQMELGGSRELSLGDAMQFHDPLIAGMLDALHRAAADPADSRLYVDALAHALAAHLLQHYSRGRHAEAGLPPHPERLVPRRIRRVTDYIRANLAADLAISELAAQAGLSSFHFARVFRRETGETPHQFVTRLRLEEAARLLRATDQPVLQIALAVGFENASHFSVQFKRGYGVTPLAYRLRG; the protein is encoded by the coding sequence ATGGCAAAAATTCCAAAGCTGACAACAACGCTTGCCTACGACCGCTATATGGCGGGACAAAAACTGGTGTCGAGCGTGGATCGCCCGTGGCGGCACCTGGTGTTGCGCTCGTATCTCGAACCTGACGAGCAGGAACTGCTGGAGGCGCCCGGCCTGCAGGACGTCACGCTGATGACGCTCGGCAGCGGCGCCGAACACCTCGAGCGCAACCTCAACGGACGCTGGGAGAGCGCCGACCTGCGCATGGGCGACGTCTGGTTCGTGCCTCCCGTGCCGATCTCGTGGCGCTGGCGTTCGATCAGCGATGAGCCGCTGTCGACCGTTCATTTGCACCTGGAGCGCAGCCTGATCGACAGCGTCGCCGACCAGATGGAACTGGGTGGCTCGCGCGAACTGTCGCTGGGCGACGCGATGCAGTTTCACGACCCCTTGATCGCCGGGATGCTTGACGCATTGCATCGCGCCGCAGCCGACCCGGCCGACTCGCGGCTCTATGTCGATGCGCTGGCTCACGCGCTCGCCGCTCATCTGTTGCAACATTACTCGCGTGGCCGTCACGCCGAGGCCGGCTTGCCGCCGCACCCCGAGCGCCTGGTGCCACGCCGCATTCGCCGTGTAACCGATTACATTCGCGCCAACCTTGCCGCCGATCTGGCCATCAGCGAACTGGCCGCACAGGCCGGGTTAAGCAGCTTTCACTTCGCGCGCGTGTTCCGCCGCGAAACCGGTGAAACGCCCCATCAGTTCGTCACGCGTTTGCGGCTCGAGGAGGCCGCGAGACTGCTGCGCGCCACCGATCAGCCGGTGTTGCAAATCGCGCTTGCGGTTGGTTTCGAGAACGCCAGTCATTTCTCCGTGCAGTTCAAGCGTGGCTACGGCGTGACGCCGCTTGCCTACCGGCTGCGCGGCTAA
- a CDS encoding L-lactate MFS transporter — MSSITEPSGNSGSAPFFSKQATVAKPGFSRWMVPPAALAVHLCIGQAYAFSVFNGPLTKVIGITQSAADDWSLTSLGWIFSLAIVFLGLSAAFAGKWLEHVGPRRTMFTAACCFGGGFLISALGVYLHQIVLLYLGYGVIGGIGLGLGYVSPVSTLIRWFPDRRGMATGMAIMGFGGGAMIAAPLSVALMNHFRSATSIGVAETFVVLGIAYFISMSIGALAIRVPPADWKPAGWTPPATSQKKMISRNHVHIDQALKTPQFYLIWLVLFLNVTAGIGILGQASVMIQESFKDTVTAAAAAGFVGLLSLFNMGGRFVWASASDWIGRKNTYFIFFALGAVLYYLVPGFAASGQIALFVLAYCVILSMYGGGFATVPAYLADMFGTAFVGGIHGRLLTAWAAAGVAGPVLVNYIRAYEVAHGVAKADAYTMTIHIMVVLLVIGFVCNLLVKRVDDKHHMTDAQLAKGA; from the coding sequence ATGAGCAGCATCACCGAGCCGAGCGGGAATTCAGGCTCAGCACCATTCTTTTCCAAACAGGCCACCGTTGCGAAGCCGGGGTTTTCGCGCTGGATGGTTCCGCCCGCAGCGCTCGCCGTCCACCTTTGTATCGGTCAGGCGTATGCCTTTTCCGTGTTCAACGGTCCACTGACCAAAGTCATCGGCATTACGCAATCCGCCGCTGACGACTGGTCGCTGACGTCGCTCGGCTGGATCTTTTCGCTGGCGATCGTGTTCCTGGGTTTGTCGGCGGCGTTTGCCGGCAAGTGGCTCGAACATGTCGGGCCGCGCCGCACGATGTTTACCGCCGCGTGCTGCTTCGGCGGCGGCTTTCTGATTTCCGCGCTGGGCGTGTACCTGCATCAGATCGTGTTGCTCTATCTCGGCTACGGCGTGATCGGCGGGATCGGACTCGGCCTCGGTTATGTGTCGCCGGTGTCCACGTTGATCCGCTGGTTTCCGGACCGTCGCGGCATGGCGACCGGCATGGCGATCATGGGCTTCGGCGGCGGCGCGATGATTGCCGCGCCGTTGTCGGTGGCGTTGATGAACCACTTCCGCAGCGCGACCAGCATCGGCGTGGCCGAGACCTTCGTCGTGCTCGGCATTGCGTACTTCATCTCGATGTCGATCGGCGCACTCGCGATCCGCGTGCCGCCGGCGGACTGGAAGCCGGCCGGCTGGACGCCGCCCGCGACCAGCCAGAAGAAGATGATTTCGCGTAACCACGTGCACATCGATCAGGCGTTGAAGACGCCGCAGTTCTATCTGATCTGGCTGGTGCTGTTCCTGAACGTGACGGCCGGCATCGGCATTCTCGGCCAGGCGTCGGTGATGATTCAGGAGAGCTTCAAGGACACGGTAACGGCGGCCGCGGCGGCCGGCTTCGTCGGCCTGCTCTCGCTGTTCAACATGGGCGGCCGTTTCGTGTGGGCCTCGGCTTCGGACTGGATCGGCCGCAAGAACACCTACTTCATCTTTTTCGCGCTCGGCGCCGTGCTGTACTACCTCGTGCCCGGCTTTGCCGCGTCCGGCCAGATCGCCCTGTTCGTGCTCGCGTACTGCGTGATCCTGTCGATGTACGGCGGCGGCTTCGCAACGGTGCCTGCATATCTCGCGGACATGTTCGGCACGGCGTTCGTCGGCGGTATTCACGGACGCCTGCTGACCGCCTGGGCCGCGGCGGGTGTGGCGGGCCCCGTGCTGGTGAATTACATCCGCGCGTATGAAGTGGCGCACGGCGTTGCCAAGGCCGATGCCTACACGATGACGATCCACATCATGGTTGTGCTGCTGGTGATCGGTTTCGTTTGCAACCTGCTGGTCAAGCGTGTCGACGACAAGCACCACATGACCGACGCACAACTCGCCAAAGGCGCCTAA